One window of Dermacentor albipictus isolate Rhodes 1998 colony chromosome 9, USDA_Dalb.pri_finalv2, whole genome shotgun sequence genomic DNA carries:
- the LOC139049904 gene encoding uncharacterized protein, producing the protein MGKCCIPGCRNSRERIPGLTFHQIPSNEPWRTMWMEVLTDNGVKAFTEWTLVCGEHFTHEDYKMTARKNFLLPSAVPSVFTIRPCRNAPKKRGRKPKALLLHQQQQQQFATRPGAPQRVTVLRSVVAEDADAADDDEDYDPRSGGSGGVRRTGRPRKQKVFTDMVVYMPKTASDPPQAENDEEDAGGDMQTITLTFPREAEDGDGASEEYGATSSAAKSSDVAHLEEFSQPAAAAPDEAVQLGESGEKQPPKNLNVIVFTNQRRPASTSARTRADDLGTGSAEVNESSSNYPGRPKRRCCQIQTQRLLFYKSVITKLRKRVLALEDSLAEKEKELAAIAAQKDLEMV; encoded by the coding sequence ATGGGCAAGTGCTGCATCCCGGGCTGTCGCAACTCGCGCGAGCGGATACCGGGCCTCACGTTTCACCAAATCCCGTCGAATGAACCGTGGCGCACAATGTGGATGGAAGTACTCACCGATAACGGTGTCAAGGCGTTCACCGAATGGACTCTCGTATGCGGCGAGCACTTCACGCACGAAGACTACAAGATGACAGCGCGCAAGAACTTCCTGCTGCCCTCGGCCGTGCCGTCCGTGTTCACGATCAGGCCTTGCAGGAACGCGCCGAAGAAACGGGGTCGCAAGCCCAAGGCTTTGCTGctgcaccagcagcagcagcagcagttcgcGACTCGACCGGGTGCACCGCAGAGAGTGACAGTTCTGCGATCCGTAGTCGCCGAGGACGCCGACGCTGCGGATGACGACGAAGACTACGACCCGAGGagcggcggcagcggtggcgtGCGCCGCACGGGCCGCCCGCGCAAGCAGAAGGTGTTTACGGACATGGTGGTCTACATGCCCAAAACGGCGTCCGACCCGCCACAGGCCGAAAACGACGAGGAAGACGCCGGCGGTGACATGCAGACGATCACCCTGACGTTTCCGCGCGAAGCCGAAGATGGAGACGGTGCTTCGGAGGAGTACGGCGCGACGTCGTCTGCTGCGAAGTCGTCGGATGTCGCGCATCTCGAAGAGTTCTCGCAGCCCGCTGCCGCGGCGCCGGACGAGGCGGTGCAACTTGGTGAGAGCGGCGAGAAGCAGCCGCCAAAGAACCTGAACGTCATCGTCTTCACCAATCAACGGCGCCCGGCGTCGACTTCCGCCAGGACTCGAGCCGACGACCTCGGCACTGGAAGCGCGGAGGTCAACGAATCCTCGTCGAATTACCCGGGCCGGCCCAAGCGACGCTGCTGCCAGATACAGACACAGCGGCTGCTGTTTTACAAGAGCGTAATCACGAAGCTCAGGAAACGTGTCCTGGCCCTCGAGGACAGTTTGGCCGAGAAGGAAAAGGAACTGGCGGCTATTGCAGCTCAAAAAGACCTTGAAATGGTTTAG